In Pseudomonadota bacterium, the following are encoded in one genomic region:
- a CDS encoding ADP-ribosylglycohydrolase family protein — protein MFLGATIGDGLGMPVETFTPEKIKEKYGITRVTEYLVPTGHKWFDGRQAGTTTDDAQLTLAVAEGLIESGFDMNAQARKHVEAFQITTAGWGRTTKTAIRNLQNGAGWQTSGVNGVGNGVAMKIAPVGAYLRAMSDMTKTKEEKSLWLQSGFEFVRNLTLMTHRSRNVLCSTVGMVVAFYKCLEDDCDVDALPGYILKMSKAAKGWITGGEEDDDVVERLALLSKHGEYDAEKLIAEFGGGSCYCYNSIPFALMFFLNNPRSIDALYDVVSAGGDADTNGSMVGALLGALNGEEIFPKHLVDGLDGKDHILEVADLFWEAIK, from the coding sequence ATGTTTCTAGGTGCTACCATTGGCGACGGACTAGGAATGCCCGTAGAGACATTCACTCCTGAAAAGATAAAAGAAAAATATGGAATTACCAGGGTGACAGAATATCTTGTTCCCACTGGGCACAAATGGTTTGATGGCAGACAAGCCGGAACAACAACGGATGATGCTCAATTGACCTTGGCGGTTGCCGAAGGCTTGATTGAGTCTGGATTCGACATGAATGCCCAAGCCAGAAAGCACGTTGAAGCTTTTCAAATTACTACAGCGGGTTGGGGGAGAACCACAAAGACAGCCATTCGTAATTTGCAGAATGGTGCTGGTTGGCAAACTAGTGGTGTCAATGGTGTGGGCAATGGTGTAGCAATGAAGATTGCCCCTGTTGGTGCCTATTTACGAGCAATGTCGGATATGACAAAAACAAAAGAAGAAAAAAGTTTATGGTTGCAATCTGGCTTTGAGTTTGTGCGTAACCTGACATTGATGACCCACCGTTCCAGAAATGTTTTGTGTTCCACTGTGGGCATGGTGGTGGCATTCTACAAGTGTCTTGAAGACGATTGCGATGTAGATGCCTTGCCAGGATATATCCTAAAAATGTCCAAAGCTGCCAAGGGTTGGATCACTGGAGGCGAAGAGGATGATGATGTGGTGGAAAGGCTTGCGTTATTGTCCAAGCATGGCGAATACGATGCGGAAAAATTAATTGCGGAGTTCGGTGGAGGAAGCTGTTACTGCTATAATAGCATTCCTTTTGCGTTGATGTTTTTCCTCAATAACCCAAGATCAATTGATGCGTTGTATGATGTGGTATCTGCCGGTGGCGATGCTGATACCAATGGAAGTATGGTGGGAGCACTACTGGGTGCGTTGAATGGAGAAGAAATTTTTCCAAAGCATTTGGTGGATGGATTGGATGGGAAGGACCACATCCTAGAAGTGGCTGATCTTTTTTGGGAAGCGATTAAATGA
- a CDS encoding TraR/DksA family transcriptional regulator, with protein sequence MDDLQQVLLAKRSVLQAALNKDVEFLRNAPDTEDESALCAAQMETNELSRIDAALSKMQDGSYGLCEDCGKRIPKARLEALPHATRCLSCQLVSEGEQPLDDGPNWERLAKVEDEE encoded by the coding sequence ATGGATGATTTGCAACAAGTTCTTTTGGCAAAACGGAGTGTTTTGCAGGCAGCTTTGAATAAGGATGTGGAGTTTTTGCGTAATGCCCCAGACACAGAAGATGAGTCGGCTCTTTGTGCTGCACAAATGGAAACTAATGAATTATCCCGCATTGATGCTGCTTTGAGCAAAATGCAGGATGGTTCTTATGGACTGTGCGAGGATTGTGGGAAACGTATTCCCAAGGCTCGTTTAGAAGCACTCCCTCACGCCACTCGTTGTTTAAGCTGTCAACTGGTTTCAGAAGGTGAGCAACCCCTGGATGATGGTCCTAACTGGGAACGTTTAGCCAAGGTCGAGGATGAAGAATGA
- a CDS encoding GatB/YqeY domain-containing protein — MLIDTIKEHVDLARKTSDKTVLSILTVILGEAQTLQFRKGHAPTVSDEEVIKIIKKLIESNTETIRLSPVSSRNIDSKVPFFDVLEKEIEILSAYLPKVASKEEIKNALAATVLSGLNEGQAIGKAIKHLKSEGIVAESKDVIEVVKELLS; from the coding sequence ATGTTGATTGACACAATTAAAGAACACGTAGATTTGGCTCGCAAGACAAGCGACAAAACAGTGCTTTCAATTCTTACAGTGATTCTCGGAGAAGCACAGACTCTGCAATTCCGCAAGGGTCATGCTCCCACTGTCTCTGATGAGGAAGTGATAAAAATAATCAAGAAATTGATTGAAAGTAACACAGAGACTATTCGATTGTCTCCTGTGAGCAGCCGCAATATAGACAGCAAGGTTCCCTTTTTTGATGTCTTGGAGAAGGAAATTGAGATTCTGTCCGCATACTTGCCAAAGGTGGCAAGCAAAGAAGAAATTAAAAATGCTCTGGCTGCGACTGTCCTTAGTGGATTGAACGAAGGACAAGCTATTGGCAAAGCCATCAAGCATTTGAAGTCCGAAGGAATCGTAGCAGAGTCCAAAGATGTCATTGAGGTGGTAAAGGAATTGTTGTCGTAA